The following proteins come from a genomic window of Platichthys flesus chromosome 1, fPlaFle2.1, whole genome shotgun sequence:
- the usp47 gene encoding ubiquitin carboxyl-terminal hydrolase 47 isoform X2: MEMVPSEGNQFVSKEIQNAAEEPRVLCIIQDTTCAKRVNERLTLNLPASTTLSTLYKDVAQKAGYVSGTLALVWGNTSDMEPLDHNSEMPLSDSGFEPDGKRNFLQLTDKDGEQPQIASDESGTADSSGLDDSSQERFIGPLPRDATAGCSGDYSSPSYSYSSILSKSETGYVGLVNQAMTCYLNSLLQTLFMTPEFRNALYNWEFEELEEDPVTSIPFQLQRLFVLLQTSKKRAIETTDVTRSFGWDSSEAWQQHDIQELCRVMFDALEQKWKQTEQADLINQLYQGKLKDYVRCLECGYESVRIDTYLDIPLVIRPFGVSQAYGSVEEALQAFVQPETLDGANQYFCERCKKKCDARKGLRFLHFPYLLTLQLKRFDFDYTTMHRIKLNDRMTFPEELDMSPFIDMEDEVRAAASSVKSPQTESCTDSGAENEGSCHSDQMSNDFSTDDCVDEGICLDSTGSTERVLKPKSMLNFELFSVMVHSGSAAGGHYYACIKSFSDGQWYSYNDQHVSKITQDDIRKTHGGSSGNRGYYSSAFASSTNAYMLIYRLKDPSRNAKYLTVEDFPEHIKSLVQKEKESEEQEKRQREIERNTCKIKLFCMHPVKLMMESKLEVHKDKTLREATEMAYKMMELDGVAALDCCRLVKYDEFHEYLERSYEGEEDTLMGLLLGGVKSSYMFDLLLETRRPEQVFQPYKPGEVMVKVHVVDLKSETIASPISVRAYLNQTITEFKQLIAQAAGLSAEAMRVVLERCYNDLRLLYVPNKTLKAEGFFRSNKVFVESSESTDHQVAFTDSVLWKLLDRHGNTIRLVVLLPEQSPGTLANRTLCQKVGDDAEVPLDGSNGNRKSVEAILEESTEKLKSLSLQRQQQQQQGSSNSDSQKSSDTSDFEHIESPTQEADSNSSLCIAADNRELENRTRATAGSSGGASSDPCEERSDSEVNNDRSTSSVDSDILSSSHSSDTLCNADSGPLQLANGLDSHSITSSRRSKAHEGKKETWDTAEEDSGTDSEYDDNGKSKAGSRYLYFRVEPCSQDDPALDAQKCLVVHVDKRITLAAFKQNLEPYVGVTTTQFKVFRVYANNQEFESVRLNETLSSFSDDNKITIRLGRALKKGEYRVKVYQLLVNEAEPCKFLVDTVFAKGMTVRQSKEELLPQLKEHCKLDLSIDSVRLRKKTWKNPGTVFLDYHVYEEDISISSNWEVFMEVLNEPEKMKSMSQLAVLTRRWSPATMKLGPFQEVILESSSVEELKEKLSEMSAIPLENLDFAKGRGTFPCDISVLEIHQDLDWNPKVSTLNVWPLYICDDGAVVFYRDSTEEPMELSEDERNELMKKESSRLLKTGHRVSYSPRKEKALKIYLDGGPAKDPGQD; the protein is encoded by the exons ATGGAGATGGTGCCTAGCGAGGGGAACCAGTTCGTATCCAAAGAG ATACAAAATGCAGCTGAGGAGCCCAGAGTGTTGTGTATCATCCAGGACACCACCTGTGCAAAGAGAGTCAATGAAAGGCTGACCCTAAACCTGCCGGCTTCCACCACCCTTTCCACACTTTATAAAGATGTTGCCCAAAAAGCCGGATACGTCAGTGGCACATTAGCCCTTGTCTGGGGAAATACATCGGACATG GAACCTCTAGACCACAACAGTGAGATGCCCCTCTCAGATTCTGGGTTTGAGCCTGATGGTAAGAGGAATTTCCTCCAGCTTACAGACAAAGATGGAGAGCAGCCCCAGATTGCATCG gatgaGTCTGGAACAGCAGACAGCAGTGGACTGGATGATAGCTCACAGGAGCGGTTTATTGGGCCCCTACCAAGAGATGCCACTGCAGGCTGCAGTGGTGACTACAGCAGTCCATCTTATTCCTACTCATCCATCCTCAGCAAATCTGAGACGG GTTACGTGGGCTTGGTTAACCAAGCAATGACCTGCTATTTGAACAGTCTTCTACAAACACTGTTCATGACCCCTGAGTTCAGAAATGCTCTCTACAA CTGGGAGTTtgaggagttggaggaggaTCCAGTCACTAGTATCCCCTTCCAGCTGCAAAGGCTTTTTGTCCTGCTGCAGACGAGTAAGAAACGGGCAATTGAGACCACTGACGTGACCCGGAGCTTTGGTTGGGACAGCAGTGAGG cttgGCAGCAACATGACATCCAGGAGCTGTGCAGGGTCATGTTTGATGCCCTGGAACAAAAGTGGAAGCAGACAGAGCAG GCTGACCTGATCAACCAGCTCTACCAGGGGAAGCTAAAGGATTATGTCCGTTGTCTGGAGTGTGGCTATGAGAGCGTGAGGATTGATACTTACCTGGATATCCCTCTTGTGATCAGACCCTTCGGAGTCAGCCAGGCCTATGGCAGTGTG GAGGAGGCTTTGCAGGCATTCGTCCAACCAGAAACTCTGGATGGGGCCAACCAGTACTTCTGTGAACGCTgcaaaaagaaatgtgatgCCCGAAAG GGTCTAAGATTTCTTCACTTTCCCTACCTGCTGACTCTGCAGCTGAAACGGTTTGATTTTGACTACACCACTATGCATCGCATCAAGCTTAATGACCGCATGACCTTCCCTGAGGAGCTTGACATGAGTCCATTCATTGATATGGAAGACGAGGTGAGGGCAGCAGCATCATCAGTG AAGTCGCCTCAGACGGAGAGCTGCACTGACAGTGGAGCTGAGAATGAAGGCAGTTGCCACAGCGACCAGATGAGCAATGATTTTTCCACTGATGATTGTGTGGATGAGGGCATCTGCTTGGACAGCACTGGTAGCACAGAGAGGGTGCTGAAGCCAAAG AGTATGCTGAACTTTGAGCTGTTCTCCGTCATGGTCCATTCGGGGAGTGCTGCTGGTGGCCATTACTATGCCTGCATCAAATCCTTCAGTGATGGCCAGTGGTACAGTTACAACGATCAGCACGTTAGCAAG ATCACCCAGGATGATATCAGAAAGACACATGGGGGTTCCTCAGGAAACAGAGGCTATTATTCTAGTGCCTTTGCAAG CTCTACAAATGCATATATGCTGATTTATAGATTGAAAGATCCCTCAAGGAATGCAA AGTATTTAACTGTGGAAGACTTCCCAGAGCACATCAAGAGTTTGGTTCAGAAGGAGAAAGAGTCTGAAGAGcaggaaaagagacagagggagattgAGCGCAATACCTGCAAG ATCAAGCTGTTCTGTATGCATCCTGTTAAGCTGATGATGGAGAGCAAGCTGGAAGTTCACAAGGACAAAACGCTCAGGGAAGCAACAGAGATGGCCTACAAG ATGATGGAGCTGGACGGGGTCGCCGCTCTTGACTGTTGTCGCCTGGTCAAGTATGACGAGTTCCACGAGTACCTGGAGCGCTCTTATGAGGGTGAGGAGGACACACTGATGGGTCTCCTCTTGGGCGGTGTCAAGTCCTCGTACATGTTCGACTTGCTGCTGGAGACCCGCCGGCCTGAGCAAGTGTTCCAGCCTTACAAACCTGGAG AGGTGATGGTGAAGGTCCATGTTGTGGATCTGAAGAGTGAGACCATTGCCTCTCCAATCAGCGTTCGGGCGTACTTGAACCAGACAATCACTGAATTCAAGCAGCTTATTGCACAG GCTGCAGGGCTATCAGCAGAAGCCATGCGCGTGGTCCTTGAGCGCTGCTACAACGACCTCCGGCTCCTCTATGTTCCAAACAAGACCTTGAAAGCTGAGGGATTCTTCAGGAGTAACAAG gtTTTCGTAGAGAGCTCAGAGTCTACGGATCATCAGGTTGCTTTCACTGACTCAGTCCTGTGGAAACTGTTGGATCGTCACGGGAACACGATCCGACTCGTGGTCTTGTTGCCTGAGCAGTCACCTGGTACCTTGGCCAACAGAACTCTCTGCCAAAAAGTTGGAGATGACGCTGAAGTGCCCTTAGATGGGTCCAATGGTAACAGGAAGTCTGTCGAGGCGATACTGGAGGAGAGCACTGAAAAGTTAAAGAGTCTGTctctgcagaggcagcagcagcagcagcagggctccAGCAACAGCGACAGCCAGAAAAGCTCTGACACTAGTGACTTTGAACATATCGAGTCTCCGACTCAAGAGGCTGACTCAAACTCCTCGCTGTGCATCGCCGCAGACAACAGAGAGTTGGAGAACCGGACTAGGGCCACAGCTGGCAGCAGCGGGGGTGCCTCCTCTGACCCCTGTGAGGAACGCTCAGACTCTGAGGTGAACAATGACCGCAGCACCAGCTCAGTGGACAGCGACATCCTCAGCTCCAGCCACAGTAGTGACACACTTTGTAATGCAGACAGCGGGCCCTTACAGTTGGCCAATGGCCTGGACTCGCACAGCATCACGAGTAGCCGGCGCTCCAAAGCTCACGAGGGCAAAAAAGAGACGTGGGACACTGCTGAAGAAGACTCTGGGACTGATAGCGAGTACGACGACAACGGGAAGAGCAAGGCGGGGTCTCGATACCTGTACTTCAGAGTAGAACCTTGTTCTCAGGATGACCCCGCGTTGGATGCACAAAAAT GTTTAGTAGTTCACGTGGACAAGAGAATAACATTAGCAGCGTTTAAACAGAATCTGGAGCCCTACGTTGGCGTGACAACGACACAGTTCAAGGTGTTCCGGGTGTACGCCAACAACCAGGAGTTTGAGAGTGTGCGGCTAAACGAAACGCTGTCATCGTTCTCTGATGATAATAAG ATAACCATTCGACTGGGTAGAGCACTGAAAAAGGGTGAATACAGAGTAAAAGTGTATCAACTACTAGTAAATGAAGCAGAG CCCTGCAAGTTCCTTGTGGACACTGTTTTTGCCAAGGGCATGACTGTCAGACAGTCCAAGGAGGAGCTTCTCCCTCAGTTGAAAGAGCACTGCAAGCTGGACCTCAGCATTGACAG tgtTCGTCTCAGGAAAAAGACATGGAAGAATCCAGGAACAGTGTTTCTAGATTACCACGTCTATGAGGAGGACATCAGCATCTCCTCTAACTGGGAAGTTTTCATGGAAGTCCTTAATG AACCAGAGAAGATGAAGTCCATGTCGCAGCTCGCTGTTTTGACCAGGAGATGGAGCCCGGCCACGATGAAGTTGGGACCTTTTCAGGAAGTGATTCTTGAGAGCAGCAGCGTAGAAGAGCTGAAGGAGAAG CTCAGTGAAATGAGTGCGATCCCTCTTGAAAACCTGGATTTTGCAAAG GGTAGAGGAACGTTTCCGTGTGATATTTCTGTGTTGGAGATTCATCAGGATTTGGACTGGAACCCTAAGGTGTCCACTCTTAATGTGTGGCCTCTGTACATCTGTGATGACGGAGCTGTCGTCTTCTACAG GGATAGCACTGAGGAGCCGATGGAGCTGTCTGAGGACGAGCGCAACGAGTTGATGAAGAAGGAGAGCAGCCGTCTGCTGAAGACCGGTCACCGTGTCAGCTACTCGCCACGCAAGGAGAAAGCCCTCAAGATCTACCTAGATGGAGGCCCTGCCAAAGACCCGGGGCAGGACTGA
- the usp47 gene encoding ubiquitin carboxyl-terminal hydrolase 47 isoform X7 yields MKKKISQIQNAAEEPRVLCIIQDTTCAKRVNERLTLNLPASTTLSTLYKDVAQKAGYVSGTLALVWGNTSDMEPLDHNSEMPLSDSGFEPDGKRNFLQLTDKDGEQPQIASDESGTADSSGLDDSSQERFIGPLPRDATAGCSGDYSSPSYSYSSILSKSETGYVGLVNQAMTCYLNSLLQTLFMTPEFRNALYNWEFEELEEDPVTSIPFQLQRLFVLLQTSKKRAIETTDVTRSFGWDSSEAWQQHDIQELCRVMFDALEQKWKQTEQADLINQLYQGKLKDYVRCLECGYESVRIDTYLDIPLVIRPFGVSQAYGSVEEALQAFVQPETLDGANQYFCERCKKKCDARKGLRFLHFPYLLTLQLKRFDFDYTTMHRIKLNDRMTFPEELDMSPFIDMEDEKSPQTESCTDSGAENEGSCHSDQMSNDFSTDDCVDEGICLDSTGSTERVLKPKSMLNFELFSVMVHSGSAAGGHYYACIKSFSDGQWYSYNDQHVSKITQDDIRKTHGGSSGNRGYYSSAFASSTNAYMLIYRLKDPSRNAKYLTVEDFPEHIKSLVQKEKESEEQEKRQREIERNTCKIKLFCMHPVKLMMESKLEVHKDKTLREATEMAYKMMELDGVAALDCCRLVKYDEFHEYLERSYEGEEDTLMGLLLGGVKSSYMFDLLLETRRPEQVFQPYKPGEVMVKVHVVDLKSETIASPISVRAYLNQTITEFKQLIAQAAGLSAEAMRVVLERCYNDLRLLYVPNKTLKAEGFFRSNKVFVESSESTDHQVAFTDSVLWKLLDRHGNTIRLVVLLPEQSPGTLANRTLCQKVGDDAEVPLDGSNGNRKSVEAILEESTEKLKSLSLQRQQQQQQGSSNSDSQKSSDTSDFEHIESPTQEADSNSSLCIAADNRELENRTRATAGSSGGASSDPCEERSDSEVNNDRSTSSVDSDILSSSHSSDTLCNADSGPLQLANGLDSHSITSSRRSKAHEGKKETWDTAEEDSGTDSEYDDNGKSKAGSRYLYFRVEPCSQDDPALDAQKCLVVHVDKRITLAAFKQNLEPYVGVTTTQFKVFRVYANNQEFESVRLNETLSSFSDDNKITIRLGRALKKGEYRVKVYQLLVNEAEPCKFLVDTVFAKGMTVRQSKEELLPQLKEHCKLDLSIDSVRLRKKTWKNPGTVFLDYHVYEEDISISSNWEVFMEVLNEPEKMKSMSQLAVLTRRWSPATMKLGPFQEVILESSSVEELKEKLSEMSAIPLENLDFAKGRGTFPCDISVLEIHQDLDWNPKVSTLNVWPLYICDDGAVVFYRDSTEEPMELSEDERNELMKKESSRLLKTGHRVSYSPRKEKALKIYLDGGPAKDPGQD; encoded by the exons atgaagaagaagatttcTCAG ATACAAAATGCAGCTGAGGAGCCCAGAGTGTTGTGTATCATCCAGGACACCACCTGTGCAAAGAGAGTCAATGAAAGGCTGACCCTAAACCTGCCGGCTTCCACCACCCTTTCCACACTTTATAAAGATGTTGCCCAAAAAGCCGGATACGTCAGTGGCACATTAGCCCTTGTCTGGGGAAATACATCGGACATG GAACCTCTAGACCACAACAGTGAGATGCCCCTCTCAGATTCTGGGTTTGAGCCTGATGGTAAGAGGAATTTCCTCCAGCTTACAGACAAAGATGGAGAGCAGCCCCAGATTGCATCG gatgaGTCTGGAACAGCAGACAGCAGTGGACTGGATGATAGCTCACAGGAGCGGTTTATTGGGCCCCTACCAAGAGATGCCACTGCAGGCTGCAGTGGTGACTACAGCAGTCCATCTTATTCCTACTCATCCATCCTCAGCAAATCTGAGACGG GTTACGTGGGCTTGGTTAACCAAGCAATGACCTGCTATTTGAACAGTCTTCTACAAACACTGTTCATGACCCCTGAGTTCAGAAATGCTCTCTACAA CTGGGAGTTtgaggagttggaggaggaTCCAGTCACTAGTATCCCCTTCCAGCTGCAAAGGCTTTTTGTCCTGCTGCAGACGAGTAAGAAACGGGCAATTGAGACCACTGACGTGACCCGGAGCTTTGGTTGGGACAGCAGTGAGG cttgGCAGCAACATGACATCCAGGAGCTGTGCAGGGTCATGTTTGATGCCCTGGAACAAAAGTGGAAGCAGACAGAGCAG GCTGACCTGATCAACCAGCTCTACCAGGGGAAGCTAAAGGATTATGTCCGTTGTCTGGAGTGTGGCTATGAGAGCGTGAGGATTGATACTTACCTGGATATCCCTCTTGTGATCAGACCCTTCGGAGTCAGCCAGGCCTATGGCAGTGTG GAGGAGGCTTTGCAGGCATTCGTCCAACCAGAAACTCTGGATGGGGCCAACCAGTACTTCTGTGAACGCTgcaaaaagaaatgtgatgCCCGAAAG GGTCTAAGATTTCTTCACTTTCCCTACCTGCTGACTCTGCAGCTGAAACGGTTTGATTTTGACTACACCACTATGCATCGCATCAAGCTTAATGACCGCATGACCTTCCCTGAGGAGCTTGACATGAGTCCATTCATTGATATGGAAGACGAG AAGTCGCCTCAGACGGAGAGCTGCACTGACAGTGGAGCTGAGAATGAAGGCAGTTGCCACAGCGACCAGATGAGCAATGATTTTTCCACTGATGATTGTGTGGATGAGGGCATCTGCTTGGACAGCACTGGTAGCACAGAGAGGGTGCTGAAGCCAAAG AGTATGCTGAACTTTGAGCTGTTCTCCGTCATGGTCCATTCGGGGAGTGCTGCTGGTGGCCATTACTATGCCTGCATCAAATCCTTCAGTGATGGCCAGTGGTACAGTTACAACGATCAGCACGTTAGCAAG ATCACCCAGGATGATATCAGAAAGACACATGGGGGTTCCTCAGGAAACAGAGGCTATTATTCTAGTGCCTTTGCAAG CTCTACAAATGCATATATGCTGATTTATAGATTGAAAGATCCCTCAAGGAATGCAA AGTATTTAACTGTGGAAGACTTCCCAGAGCACATCAAGAGTTTGGTTCAGAAGGAGAAAGAGTCTGAAGAGcaggaaaagagacagagggagattgAGCGCAATACCTGCAAG ATCAAGCTGTTCTGTATGCATCCTGTTAAGCTGATGATGGAGAGCAAGCTGGAAGTTCACAAGGACAAAACGCTCAGGGAAGCAACAGAGATGGCCTACAAG ATGATGGAGCTGGACGGGGTCGCCGCTCTTGACTGTTGTCGCCTGGTCAAGTATGACGAGTTCCACGAGTACCTGGAGCGCTCTTATGAGGGTGAGGAGGACACACTGATGGGTCTCCTCTTGGGCGGTGTCAAGTCCTCGTACATGTTCGACTTGCTGCTGGAGACCCGCCGGCCTGAGCAAGTGTTCCAGCCTTACAAACCTGGAG AGGTGATGGTGAAGGTCCATGTTGTGGATCTGAAGAGTGAGACCATTGCCTCTCCAATCAGCGTTCGGGCGTACTTGAACCAGACAATCACTGAATTCAAGCAGCTTATTGCACAG GCTGCAGGGCTATCAGCAGAAGCCATGCGCGTGGTCCTTGAGCGCTGCTACAACGACCTCCGGCTCCTCTATGTTCCAAACAAGACCTTGAAAGCTGAGGGATTCTTCAGGAGTAACAAG gtTTTCGTAGAGAGCTCAGAGTCTACGGATCATCAGGTTGCTTTCACTGACTCAGTCCTGTGGAAACTGTTGGATCGTCACGGGAACACGATCCGACTCGTGGTCTTGTTGCCTGAGCAGTCACCTGGTACCTTGGCCAACAGAACTCTCTGCCAAAAAGTTGGAGATGACGCTGAAGTGCCCTTAGATGGGTCCAATGGTAACAGGAAGTCTGTCGAGGCGATACTGGAGGAGAGCACTGAAAAGTTAAAGAGTCTGTctctgcagaggcagcagcagcagcagcagggctccAGCAACAGCGACAGCCAGAAAAGCTCTGACACTAGTGACTTTGAACATATCGAGTCTCCGACTCAAGAGGCTGACTCAAACTCCTCGCTGTGCATCGCCGCAGACAACAGAGAGTTGGAGAACCGGACTAGGGCCACAGCTGGCAGCAGCGGGGGTGCCTCCTCTGACCCCTGTGAGGAACGCTCAGACTCTGAGGTGAACAATGACCGCAGCACCAGCTCAGTGGACAGCGACATCCTCAGCTCCAGCCACAGTAGTGACACACTTTGTAATGCAGACAGCGGGCCCTTACAGTTGGCCAATGGCCTGGACTCGCACAGCATCACGAGTAGCCGGCGCTCCAAAGCTCACGAGGGCAAAAAAGAGACGTGGGACACTGCTGAAGAAGACTCTGGGACTGATAGCGAGTACGACGACAACGGGAAGAGCAAGGCGGGGTCTCGATACCTGTACTTCAGAGTAGAACCTTGTTCTCAGGATGACCCCGCGTTGGATGCACAAAAAT GTTTAGTAGTTCACGTGGACAAGAGAATAACATTAGCAGCGTTTAAACAGAATCTGGAGCCCTACGTTGGCGTGACAACGACACAGTTCAAGGTGTTCCGGGTGTACGCCAACAACCAGGAGTTTGAGAGTGTGCGGCTAAACGAAACGCTGTCATCGTTCTCTGATGATAATAAG ATAACCATTCGACTGGGTAGAGCACTGAAAAAGGGTGAATACAGAGTAAAAGTGTATCAACTACTAGTAAATGAAGCAGAG CCCTGCAAGTTCCTTGTGGACACTGTTTTTGCCAAGGGCATGACTGTCAGACAGTCCAAGGAGGAGCTTCTCCCTCAGTTGAAAGAGCACTGCAAGCTGGACCTCAGCATTGACAG tgtTCGTCTCAGGAAAAAGACATGGAAGAATCCAGGAACAGTGTTTCTAGATTACCACGTCTATGAGGAGGACATCAGCATCTCCTCTAACTGGGAAGTTTTCATGGAAGTCCTTAATG AACCAGAGAAGATGAAGTCCATGTCGCAGCTCGCTGTTTTGACCAGGAGATGGAGCCCGGCCACGATGAAGTTGGGACCTTTTCAGGAAGTGATTCTTGAGAGCAGCAGCGTAGAAGAGCTGAAGGAGAAG CTCAGTGAAATGAGTGCGATCCCTCTTGAAAACCTGGATTTTGCAAAG GGTAGAGGAACGTTTCCGTGTGATATTTCTGTGTTGGAGATTCATCAGGATTTGGACTGGAACCCTAAGGTGTCCACTCTTAATGTGTGGCCTCTGTACATCTGTGATGACGGAGCTGTCGTCTTCTACAG GGATAGCACTGAGGAGCCGATGGAGCTGTCTGAGGACGAGCGCAACGAGTTGATGAAGAAGGAGAGCAGCCGTCTGCTGAAGACCGGTCACCGTGTCAGCTACTCGCCACGCAAGGAGAAAGCCCTCAAGATCTACCTAGATGGAGGCCCTGCCAAAGACCCGGGGCAGGACTGA